One region of Ensifer sp. WSM1721 genomic DNA includes:
- a CDS encoding HipA domain-containing protein — MDMIALDVRLDGFANPIGNLVRDEDGGLAFAYAASYLEDPNAFPLSLSFPLASGAFDDNRARPFFDNLLQERDGILQLVMDREGLARSDVAGLLFYLGKDCAGAISVLPLGAPPVKVPGDYDVDYRKIDDDRLNAIIGSLHRRQRLPEGAEDPSPLAGVQSKIAVTILPDGSYAEPIPGSGAPTTHIIKVPDQEHPQDPRLEFEALLLSRELGFETAQANVVNFNGVEALVIERFDRRLNAENKIVRIHQEDFAQALGLPPSLKYERHGREGRRFDTQAINRILDATVDPAAEKQRFIAAVLFDLMIGNVDGHAKNFALLYDRGGRIRISPRYDLMPTRLDPNLTDLFAFTIGDTTKLDDLGLADFAAFLNALGIASPGAQTRLTKSLTARLSKGLAAELPRLDRLGLKRFADLIAHNIDELLTAFAMPLPDGIKTRDAYIERGGGWLLGS, encoded by the coding sequence ATGGATATGATCGCGCTCGACGTCAGGCTGGACGGGTTTGCCAATCCCATCGGCAACCTCGTGAGGGATGAGGACGGTGGATTGGCCTTCGCCTACGCGGCCAGCTATCTCGAGGATCCGAACGCCTTTCCGCTTTCGCTGTCCTTTCCCCTCGCAAGCGGAGCCTTCGACGACAACAGGGCCCGGCCCTTTTTCGATAACCTTCTTCAGGAGCGGGACGGCATCCTGCAGCTCGTCATGGATCGCGAGGGACTGGCCCGCAGCGATGTCGCAGGCCTTCTCTTCTATCTCGGAAAGGATTGCGCGGGCGCGATCTCGGTGCTGCCTCTCGGAGCCCCGCCCGTCAAGGTGCCCGGCGACTACGACGTCGACTACAGGAAAATCGATGACGATCGGCTGAACGCCATCATTGGCTCGCTGCACAGGCGTCAGCGTCTTCCGGAAGGCGCCGAAGATCCGTCACCGCTCGCCGGCGTTCAAAGCAAGATCGCGGTCACGATCCTTCCCGACGGAAGCTATGCCGAACCCATCCCCGGCTCGGGCGCTCCCACCACCCACATCATCAAGGTCCCGGACCAGGAGCATCCGCAGGACCCGAGGCTGGAATTCGAGGCGCTTCTACTTTCGAGAGAGCTCGGCTTCGAGACCGCGCAGGCGAACGTCGTCAACTTCAATGGCGTCGAAGCCCTGGTGATCGAGCGTTTCGACAGGCGGCTGAATGCCGAGAACAAGATCGTCAGGATCCATCAGGAGGATTTCGCCCAGGCACTTGGCCTTCCACCGTCCCTGAAATACGAACGTCACGGCCGGGAAGGCCGGCGTTTTGACACCCAAGCCATAAACCGGATCCTCGACGCAACGGTCGATCCCGCAGCGGAAAAGCAGCGCTTCATCGCGGCCGTCCTGTTCGATCTCATGATCGGCAATGTCGATGGTCACGCCAAGAACTTTGCGCTCCTCTACGACCGGGGAGGCCGGATCCGTATTTCTCCACGCTATGATCTGATGCCGACGAGGCTCGATCCCAATCTGACCGATCTCTTTGCCTTCACCATCGGCGATACCACAAAACTGGATGATCTTGGACTGGCTGATTTTGCCGCATTTCTGAACGCGCTCGGGATTGCATCCCCTGGCGCACAAACGCGCCTCACAAAAAGCCTGACGGCAAGACTCTCAAAAGGGCTTGCCGCCGAACTGCCCAGGCTCGATCGCCTTGGCCTAAAGCGCTTTGCCGACCTGATCGCACACAATATCGATGAGCTGCTGACCGCTTTCGCAATGCCGCTTCCCGACGGGATCAAGACACGCGACGCCTATATCGAGCGCGGTGGCGGTTGGCTGCTCGGCTCTTGA
- a CDS encoding DEAD/DEAH box helicase family protein produces the protein MAHDDPFTLDLFGSSALSSGFSLGVTAFGGFAPGAAHGSDNDDDPDPAPPAPAPAMPLASPRKNAVRGEGIRANFYLDAGNRGLPASWKERAKTNVAAILLAGEIEKQDRAATREEQAKLVRFTGFGAGELANGMFRRPGELDFRAEWDDLGSSLESAVSESDYASLARCTQYAHFTPEFIIRAIWAGLLRLGWRGGRILEPGIGTGLFAALMPEAYRNNAHVTGVELDPVTARIVRLLQPKTRIIEGDFARTELAPIYDLAIGNPPFSDRTVRSDRNYRSLGLRLHDYFIARSVDLLKPGALAAFVTSSGTMDKVDATARKHIAKTADLIAAIRLPEGSFRRDAGTDVVVDLLFFRKRKAGEPEGDSSWLDLEEVRGITEDEGAIRVNRWFARHPDFVLGDHALTSGPFGETNTCRPRAGVDLETALKAAISLLPEDLYDGEPAEIDIDLEDDLSELADLRPASEKVREGSFFIDARHGLMQMVDGATVEVKARKGRSADGLPEKHVRIIRKLIPIRDAVRDVLKAQELDRPWKEAQVRLRIAWSSFVRDFGPINHTKVSIAEDPETGEVRETHRRPNLQPFLDDPDCWLVASTEDYDLETDTAKPGPILSERVIAPPAPPVITSAADALAVVLNERGHVDLDHIAELVHRDVDAVIGELGQAIFQNPADGAWQTADAYLSGHVRDKLKVAEAAAALDPAYERNVGALTEVQPADLRPSEITARLGSPWIPASDVAAFVKETMGAEIRIHHMPELASWTVEARQLGYMAAGSSEWGTDRRHAGELIADALNSRVPQIFDTVRDGDSERRVLNVVDTEAAKEKLTKIKTAFQTWVWSDPDRTDRLARVYNDRFNNIAPRKFDGAHLKLPGASTAFTLYPHQKRGIWRIIASGSTYLAHAVGAGKTMTMAAAIMEQRRLGLIAKAMLVVPGHCLAQAAREFLALYPNARILVADETNFSKDKRRRFLSRAATATWDAIIITHSAFRFIGIPSVFEQQMIHDELELYETLLTRVESDDRVSRKRLERLKEGLQERLEALSTRKDDLLTIAEIGVDQIIVDEAQEFRKLSYATNMSTLKGVDPNGSQRAWDIYVKSRFIETKNPGRALVLASGTPITNTLGEMFTVQRLMDQSALMERGLHEFDAWASTFGDTTTELELQPSGRYKPVSRFASFVNVPELIAMFRSFADVVMPEDLRRYVKVPDISTGKRQIVTSRPTAAFKRYQTVLDARIKAIEERDRPAEPGDDILLSVITDGRHAAIDLRLVDADNDNEPENKLNSLIANALRIWKETAERTYVRADGKLFELPGAAQMIFSDLGTISVEKTRGFSVYRWIRDELVRLGVPASEIAFMQDYRKAETKQRLFGDVRAGKVRFLIGSSDTMGTGVNAQLRLKALHHLDVPWLPSQIEQREGRIVRQGNQHDEVDIFAYATEGSLDATMWQNNERKARFIAAALSGDTSIRRLEDLGEGQANQFAMAKAIASGDERLMQKAGLEADIARLERLRAAHEDDLFAVRRQIRDAEREIETATRRIGDIGKDLERLVPTSGDAFTMTVTGKPYSERKDAGRALMKEILTLVQLQQEAERHIASIGGFSLVYAGERFGKDGYRYQTALQRTGATQEIDLAVTVTPLGAVSRLEHAIGGFEGERERLFQRLEDSSRRIASYQSRQGGSFAFAAELTEKRRQLSAVEKTLADDLNRGDSRKVA, from the coding sequence ATGGCGCATGACGATCCCTTCACTCTCGATCTGTTCGGCAGCAGCGCGCTGTCGTCGGGCTTCAGTCTCGGTGTCACCGCCTTCGGCGGATTTGCGCCCGGGGCCGCCCACGGATCTGACAATGACGATGATCCCGATCCCGCACCGCCGGCGCCCGCGCCGGCGATGCCGCTTGCATCCCCTCGAAAGAATGCCGTCCGCGGCGAGGGCATTCGCGCCAACTTCTATCTCGATGCCGGGAACCGCGGCCTTCCCGCGTCGTGGAAGGAGCGGGCAAAGACGAATGTCGCGGCGATCCTGCTTGCCGGTGAGATCGAAAAACAGGACCGGGCCGCCACGAGAGAAGAGCAAGCGAAGCTTGTCCGCTTCACCGGCTTCGGCGCCGGCGAACTGGCCAACGGCATGTTCCGCCGGCCGGGCGAGCTCGATTTCCGGGCGGAGTGGGATGATCTCGGATCATCATTGGAAAGCGCCGTTTCCGAGAGCGACTACGCCAGCCTCGCGCGCTGCACCCAGTACGCCCATTTCACGCCGGAATTCATCATCCGGGCGATCTGGGCGGGATTGTTGCGCTTAGGCTGGCGCGGCGGCCGCATACTGGAGCCGGGCATCGGCACGGGGCTGTTTGCGGCGCTGATGCCGGAAGCGTATCGCAACAACGCTCACGTCACCGGCGTCGAACTCGATCCGGTGACGGCGCGGATCGTGCGGCTGCTGCAGCCGAAGACGCGGATCATCGAGGGGGATTTCGCGCGTACCGAGCTTGCGCCGATTTACGATCTCGCCATCGGCAATCCGCCCTTCTCCGATCGGACTGTCCGCTCTGACCGGAACTATCGGTCGCTGGGTTTGCGGCTGCACGACTATTTTATCGCCCGTTCGGTCGACCTCCTGAAACCCGGCGCGCTCGCCGCTTTCGTCACCAGCTCCGGCACGATGGACAAGGTGGATGCGACAGCGCGCAAGCACATCGCCAAAACCGCCGATCTGATCGCCGCGATCCGCTTGCCGGAAGGCAGTTTCCGCCGCGATGCCGGCACGGACGTCGTGGTCGACCTCCTGTTCTTCCGCAAGCGCAAGGCCGGAGAACCTGAGGGTGACTCGTCATGGCTCGACCTCGAGGAAGTGCGGGGGATAACCGAGGACGAGGGCGCGATCCGCGTAAACCGCTGGTTCGCGCGCCATCCGGATTTCGTGCTCGGCGACCACGCCCTCACGTCGGGCCCGTTCGGCGAGACCAACACCTGCCGCCCACGTGCCGGCGTCGATCTCGAAACTGCACTAAAGGCCGCCATCTCTCTCCTTCCGGAAGACCTTTACGACGGCGAGCCGGCCGAAATCGACATCGACCTTGAGGACGACCTTAGCGAACTCGCCGATCTTCGCCCCGCATCCGAAAAGGTCCGCGAAGGCAGCTTCTTCATCGACGCCAGGCATGGTCTCATGCAGATGGTCGACGGCGCCACGGTTGAGGTCAAGGCGCGCAAGGGACGCAGCGCCGACGGGTTGCCGGAAAAGCACGTGCGCATCATCCGCAAGCTGATCCCGATCCGCGATGCGGTGCGCGACGTGCTGAAGGCCCAGGAACTCGACCGGCCCTGGAAGGAGGCGCAAGTGCGCCTGCGTATCGCCTGGTCGAGCTTCGTGCGCGATTTCGGGCCGATCAACCACACCAAGGTCTCGATCGCGGAAGACCCGGAGACCGGCGAGGTGCGCGAAACCCATCGCCGCCCCAATCTCCAGCCGTTTCTCGACGACCCCGATTGCTGGCTCGTCGCCTCGACCGAAGACTACGATCTGGAAACCGATACCGCGAAACCCGGCCCGATCCTTTCCGAGCGCGTTATCGCGCCGCCGGCGCCGCCGGTCATCACCTCCGCCGCCGACGCGCTCGCCGTGGTGCTCAACGAGCGTGGCCATGTGGATCTCGATCACATCGCCGAGCTCGTCCATCGCGACGTCGATGCGGTGATCGGAGAACTGGGCCAGGCGATTTTCCAGAACCCAGCCGACGGCGCCTGGCAGACGGCGGACGCCTATCTCTCCGGCCATGTCCGCGACAAGCTGAAGGTGGCCGAGGCGGCGGCCGCGCTCGACCCCGCCTACGAGCGCAATGTCGGGGCGCTGACCGAGGTGCAGCCCGCCGATCTCCGCCCCTCGGAAATCACCGCGCGTCTCGGCAGCCCGTGGATCCCCGCGTCCGACGTGGCAGCCTTCGTCAAGGAGACGATGGGTGCCGAAATCCGCATCCATCACATGCCGGAGCTTGCCTCATGGACGGTGGAGGCACGGCAGCTCGGCTATATGGCGGCCGGCTCGTCGGAATGGGGCACCGATCGCCGGCACGCCGGCGAACTCATCGCCGACGCGTTGAACAGCCGCGTGCCTCAGATCTTCGACACGGTGAGGGACGGCGATAGTGAACGCCGGGTTCTCAATGTCGTCGATACCGAAGCGGCGAAGGAGAAGCTCACCAAGATCAAGACCGCCTTCCAGACCTGGGTCTGGTCCGATCCCGACCGCACCGACCGGTTGGCAAGAGTCTATAACGACCGCTTCAACAATATCGCCCCGCGCAAATTCGACGGCGCGCATCTGAAGCTGCCGGGCGCCTCCACAGCCTTCACCCTCTACCCGCACCAGAAACGCGGCATCTGGCGCATCATCGCTTCGGGATCCACCTATCTCGCCCATGCCGTCGGCGCCGGCAAGACGATGACGATGGCAGCCGCCATCATGGAGCAGCGCCGGCTCGGGCTGATCGCCAAGGCGATGCTGGTGGTCCCCGGTCATTGCCTGGCGCAGGCTGCCCGCGAATTCCTCGCGCTCTATCCGAATGCCCGGATCCTGGTTGCCGACGAGACCAATTTTTCGAAGGACAAGCGCCGGCGGTTCCTGTCGCGGGCGGCGACTGCCACCTGGGATGCGATCATCATCACGCACTCGGCCTTTCGCTTCATCGGAATTCCCTCCGTCTTCGAGCAACAGATGATCCATGACGAGCTCGAGCTCTACGAAACCTTGCTCACCAGGGTGGAGAGCGACGACCGCGTCTCGCGCAAGCGTCTCGAACGGCTGAAGGAGGGCCTGCAGGAGCGGCTCGAGGCGCTCTCGACCCGCAAGGACGATCTGCTGACGATCGCCGAAATCGGCGTCGACCAGATCATCGTCGACGAGGCTCAGGAGTTCAGGAAACTCTCGTATGCCACCAACATGTCGACGCTGAAGGGCGTCGATCCGAACGGCTCTCAGCGTGCCTGGGATATCTATGTAAAGTCGCGCTTCATCGAGACGAAGAACCCCGGCCGCGCACTGGTGCTGGCCTCCGGCACGCCGATCACCAATACGCTAGGAGAAATGTTCACCGTGCAGCGGCTGATGGACCAATCCGCGTTGATGGAACGGGGCCTGCACGAATTCGACGCCTGGGCCTCGACCTTCGGCGACACCACGACGGAGCTCGAACTCCAGCCGTCGGGCAGATACAAGCCGGTTTCGCGCTTCGCAAGCTTCGTCAATGTGCCGGAGCTGATTGCGATGTTCCGCTCGTTTGCGGACGTGGTGATGCCGGAGGACCTGCGCCGCTATGTGAAGGTGCCCGACATCTCGACGGGCAAGCGCCAGATCGTCACCTCCAGGCCGACCGCAGCCTTCAAGCGTTACCAGACGGTGCTCGACGCCCGCATCAAGGCGATCGAGGAACGCGACCGGCCGGCGGAGCCGGGCGACGACATTCTGCTCTCCGTCATCACCGATGGACGGCATGCGGCGATCGACCTGCGCCTGGTCGACGCCGATAATGACAATGAGCCGGAGAACAAGCTGAACAGCCTGATCGCCAATGCCTTGCGGATCTGGAAGGAGACGGCCGAGCGAACTTACGTCCGCGCGGACGGCAAGCTGTTTGAGCTTCCTGGAGCGGCGCAGATGATCTTTTCGGATCTCGGCACGATCAGCGTCGAGAAGACGCGGGGCTTCTCCGTCTATCGCTGGATCCGCGACGAGCTCGTCCGCCTCGGCGTGCCGGCATCGGAAATCGCCTTCATGCAGGACTACAGGAAGGCGGAGACCAAGCAGCGGCTGTTCGGCGACGTGCGCGCCGGCAAGGTCAGATTTTTGATCGGCTCTTCAGACACGATGGGCACGGGAGTCAACGCGCAACTGCGGCTGAAGGCGCTGCATCATCTCGACGTGCCTTGGCTCCCTTCGCAGATCGAGCAGCGCGAGGGCCGGATCGTCCGCCAGGGCAACCAGCATGACGAGGTCGATATCTTCGCCTACGCCACAGAGGGCTCGCTCGACGCGACGATGTGGCAGAACAACGAACGCAAGGCCCGCTTCATTGCCGCAGCGCTCTCCGGTGACACCTCGATTCGCCGGCTGGAAGATCTGGGCGAGGGACAGGCCAACCAGTTTGCCATGGCCAAGGCCATTGCGTCGGGCGACGAGCGGCTGATGCAAAAGGCAGGGCTGGAGGCCGATATCGCCCGCTTGGAACGTCTGCGCGCCGCCCATGAAGACGACCTCTTCGCCGTGCGCCGGCAAATCCGCGACGCCGAACGCGAGATCGAGACGGCAACCCGGCGGATCGGTGACATCGGCAAGGACCTGGAGCGGCTGGTTCCCACATCGGGCGATGCCTTCACAATGACGGTGACGGGCAAGCCGTACTCGGAGCGCAAGGATGCCGGCCGGGCGCTGATGAAGGAGATCCTCACCCTCGTCCAGCTCCAACAAGAGGCCGAACGTCACATCGCCTCTATCGGCGGGTTCTCCCTCGTCTATGCGGGCGAGCGTTTCGGGAAGGACGGCTACCGTTACCAGACGGCGCTGCAGCGAACGGGCGCGACCCAAGAGATCGACCTTGCCGTGACCGTCACGCCGCTCGGCGCCGTCTCACGGCTCGAGCATGCGATCGGCGGCTTCGAAGGCGAGCGGGAGCGGCTTTTCCAGCGGCTCGAGGATTCTAGCCGTCGTATCGCCTCCTACCAGTCGCGGCAAGGTGGTTCCTTCGCCTTCGCCGCCGAGCTGACGGAAAAACGCCGGCAACTCAGCGCGGTAGAGAAGACGCTTGCGGACGATCTAAATCGCGGCGACAGCCGCAAGGTCGCCTGA
- a CDS encoding helix-turn-helix transcriptional regulator, which translates to MSDQSDKIPSLKKATDVARLLAQSPLSEALRDQVKLADLHAGTKALRDISAMSKSLTDTLKSVDIPSVRLATEALKSATAFKLPSVEMPNLGVETQHFGLPKPLSPVPHEQEPYRTKAKADDRRHHAAEIVSTADLGHIVRKAREERKLSQQEFADLAGVGRRFISELENGKATLEFQKVLKVAHAAGISIFAEPR; encoded by the coding sequence ATGAGCGATCAGAGCGACAAGATCCCATCTTTGAAGAAGGCGACTGATGTCGCCAGACTTCTGGCGCAATCGCCTCTGTCCGAGGCTTTGCGCGATCAGGTGAAACTGGCGGATCTTCATGCGGGAACGAAAGCTCTTCGCGACATCTCGGCCATGTCCAAGAGCCTGACGGATACGCTGAAGAGCGTCGATATTCCATCAGTCAGACTGGCGACGGAGGCTTTGAAGTCCGCGACCGCCTTCAAGCTTCCATCAGTCGAGATGCCAAACCTTGGTGTGGAAACGCAGCACTTCGGGCTTCCCAAGCCTCTCTCTCCCGTGCCTCACGAACAAGAGCCTTATCGGACGAAGGCAAAGGCCGACGACAGACGGCATCATGCTGCGGAAATCGTCTCGACCGCCGACTTGGGCCATATCGTCAGAAAAGCCCGGGAAGAGCGGAAGCTTTCGCAACAGGAGTTTGCCGATCTCGCGGGCGTCGGGCGACGCTTCATATCCGAGCTCGAGAACGGCAAGGCGACGCTTGAGTTCCAGAAGGTTCTCAAAGTCGCGCATGCCGCCGGCATCTCGATATTCGCTGAGCCACGATAG
- a CDS encoding DUF3991 and toprim domain-containing protein, with the protein MEQDELDDLRGRVPCAAALEEAGYAMDVKESTRRAVKYRRGAEIVIVIHEGRGWFDPLSDAKGDVFSLVAHLNGVGFVEAKRKVSRLVGYEPRGPVFDRRSQSNPSAPDIGGRWSARAKPWASSATWRYLRDERFLPDAVIRAARGQDLLREGPRGSMWAAHVDDRAFVCGWEERGPDWRGFATGGSKVLFRLGAEEALRLCITEAAIDAMSLAALEGLRQGSLYLSTGGGWSPATVAAIRALAARPGAQLVAATDANVQGEVFAGRLREIAKQAGCAWFRLKPAAEDWNDTLRAKMKEEKEEREKRRAR; encoded by the coding sequence ATGGAACAGGACGAACTGGATGATCTGCGCGGGCGGGTGCCCTGCGCGGCAGCGCTGGAAGAGGCGGGATATGCCATGGACGTCAAGGAGAGCACGCGGCGGGCGGTCAAGTACCGGCGCGGCGCCGAGATCGTCATCGTGATCCATGAAGGCAGGGGCTGGTTCGACCCGCTCTCCGACGCCAAGGGCGACGTATTCTCGCTGGTGGCCCATCTCAACGGCGTGGGCTTCGTGGAGGCAAAGAGAAAAGTTTCGCGCCTCGTCGGCTACGAGCCGCGCGGGCCGGTCTTCGATCGGCGGTCGCAGTCGAACCCGTCCGCCCCTGACATCGGCGGGCGCTGGAGCGCGCGCGCCAAGCCGTGGGCATCCTCCGCAACCTGGCGCTACTTGCGCGACGAGCGCTTCCTTCCGGACGCCGTTATTCGCGCCGCGAGAGGTCAGGACCTGTTGCGCGAAGGCCCCCGCGGTAGCATGTGGGCGGCGCATGTCGATGACCGGGCTTTCGTCTGCGGCTGGGAAGAGCGTGGTCCGGACTGGCGCGGTTTTGCCACCGGTGGATCCAAGGTGCTGTTCAGGCTCGGTGCGGAGGAGGCTTTGCGACTCTGTATCACCGAGGCGGCGATCGATGCCATGAGCCTTGCCGCCCTCGAGGGCTTGCGCCAAGGCAGCCTTTATCTGAGCACCGGCGGGGGCTGGTCGCCGGCAACCGTGGCGGCGATAAGGGCGCTCGCCGCGCGCCCCGGCGCGCAGCTCGTCGCCGCCACCGATGCCAATGTTCAGGGCGAGGTCTTCGCGGGCCGTTTGCGGGAGATCGCCAAGCAGGCGGGCTGCGCCTGGTTCCGGCTGAAGCCGGCAGCCGAGGATTGGAACGATACGCTGCGGGCGAAGATGAAAGAAGAGAAGGAGGAAAGGGAGAAGAGGCGGGCAAGATGA
- a CDS encoding transposase — translation MADEENLEQPQPLTVTETDGTAPAPAKRASSANGKSRTPRTKAKKAEPVSGNAKPHRYSDTERAEKLSQIEVRASAGETLKAAIKEAGISEQTYYQWKRAAGAAEEPVAKAEASAGVDTLADLVALEEENMRLRTKLADKLRAENAELRKRLGLD, via the coding sequence ATGGCGGACGAAGAAAACCTCGAACAGCCCCAGCCTTTGACCGTGACCGAAACCGATGGAACCGCACCTGCGCCAGCCAAGCGGGCGTCATCGGCGAACGGGAAGAGCAGGACTCCGCGAACGAAGGCTAAGAAGGCGGAGCCCGTTTCCGGCAATGCAAAACCGCACCGCTATTCCGATACCGAACGGGCCGAAAAGCTCTCGCAAATCGAGGTCCGCGCGTCAGCGGGCGAAACTCTGAAGGCGGCGATCAAGGAAGCCGGCATTTCCGAGCAGACTTATTACCAGTGGAAACGTGCTGCCGGCGCGGCGGAGGAGCCAGTCGCCAAAGCCGAAGCAAGCGCCGGCGTTGACACGCTGGCGGATCTGGTCGCACTCGAGGAGGAAAACATGCGGCTGCGCACGAAGCTCGCGGACAAACTGCGTGCCGAAAACGCCGAACTTCGCAAGCGGCTTGGTCTGGATTGA
- a CDS encoding endonuclease/exonuclease/phosphatase family protein, with protein MVRTFLLATAILSGGITMAAAQDFHRVSVMAFNAENLFDTEDDAANGGDDTYLPLAVKRASPDHEAKCRANNDSDFYIRQCISLDWSEAVLTTKLNALAAVLTAASPTPDILIMPETENLAIVQRLNAALPEDRRYDTIVQLDTTSVTDDRGIDVAILSRFALSAPATAHPIDFGNDKELCGGTRDIIEAPLALPDGKVLHVFGVHFPSGSNPLICRQRAAAELNRIRALLPADALAIAGGDFNFNCSETQGALFERIVRHGKWGVPPAVRAGCEEPGSNKHTDRSFGTWFTWSYLDFFLVSENMLAEQPSTSGWFANLGAFRTLVGTGEQIETNSQGYVSPRRFDAASGSGVSDHWPVMIDLVSRP; from the coding sequence ATGGTGAGGACTTTTCTGCTTGCGACTGCGATCCTTTCCGGTGGCATCACGATGGCCGCCGCGCAGGATTTCCATCGCGTGAGTGTCATGGCCTTCAATGCCGAGAACCTCTTTGACACTGAGGACGATGCGGCCAATGGCGGCGACGACACCTACCTGCCTCTGGCGGTCAAGCGGGCAAGCCCCGATCACGAGGCGAAGTGCCGCGCCAACAACGACAGCGATTTCTATATCAGGCAGTGCATCTCGCTCGACTGGAGCGAGGCGGTGTTGACGACGAAGTTGAACGCTCTCGCGGCGGTACTGACAGCGGCCAGCCCGACGCCGGATATTCTCATCATGCCGGAAACGGAAAATCTGGCGATCGTCCAACGCCTCAACGCGGCGCTGCCTGAGGATCGCCGCTACGACACGATCGTGCAACTCGACACGACGTCGGTCACCGACGATCGCGGCATCGACGTTGCGATCCTCAGCCGCTTTGCCCTTTCCGCCCCGGCGACGGCGCATCCGATCGATTTCGGCAACGACAAGGAGCTGTGTGGCGGAACGCGCGACATCATCGAAGCGCCGCTTGCGTTGCCGGACGGCAAGGTGCTGCACGTCTTCGGCGTTCACTTCCCGTCCGGAAGCAATCCGCTGATCTGCCGCCAGCGCGCCGCTGCCGAGCTCAATCGGATTCGCGCGCTTCTTCCCGCCGATGCGCTTGCGATTGCCGGCGGCGACTTCAACTTCAACTGCAGCGAAACCCAAGGCGCGCTGTTCGAGCGCATCGTGAGGCATGGAAAATGGGGTGTGCCGCCCGCCGTGCGCGCTGGCTGCGAGGAGCCGGGAAGCAACAAGCATACGGACCGCAGTTTCGGCACGTGGTTCACCTGGTCCTATCTCGATTTCTTCCTCGTTTCGGAAAACATGCTTGCCGAACAGCCTTCAACGTCCGGCTGGTTCGCCAACCTTGGCGCCTTCCGGACCTTAGTCGGAACGGGCGAGCAGATTGAGACCAATAGTCAGGGCTACGTGTCGCCCAGGCGTTTCGATGCCGCAAGCGGCAGCGGCGTTTCCGATCATTGGCCGGTCATGATCGATCTGGTTTCGCGGCCGTGA